From Camelus dromedarius isolate mCamDro1 chromosome 23, mCamDro1.pat, whole genome shotgun sequence, a single genomic window includes:
- the SLAMF9 gene encoding SLAM family member 9 isoform X3, with translation MGALLWLLLLLLFQEAEGDSGDGVDPEEMVAVLQESVSLPLEIPLDEEVEDVIWSSHIRLATVVLGKEGQPATIVVTNPRYQGRVSFPEPTYSLHISNLSWEDSGPYQAQVNLRNSQISTTQHYNLRVYRRLSQPHMTVNFEIPGEEGSCNMSLTCSVEKAGLDVTYSWIPWEDGTDTAHEGSILSTSWRPGDKTLSYTCRASNPVSTVSSRPIPAGPFCADPSYPSEKASTPLCLLAKALLLLLLFVALAMGLWRIRVQTRCKMPRMKKLRRNRMRLRKKGKPGPSLA, from the exons ATGGGAGCCCTTCTGTGGCTGCTCCTCCTCTTGCTGTTCCAGGAAG cCGAAGGGGACTCTGGAGATGGTGTGGATCCCGAAGAAATGGTTGCTGTCCTTCAGGAGTCTGTCAGCCTCCCCCTGGAAATACCACTGGATGAAGAGGTTGAGGACGTCATCTGGTCTTCCCACATAAGACTAGCCACTGTGGTGCTGGGGAAAGAGGGACAACCAGCTACTATCGTGGTGACCAACCCTCGCTACCAGGGCCGAGTGAGCTTCCCGGAGCCCACCTACTCCCTGCACATCAGCAACCTGAGCTGGGAGGACTCGGGGCCTTACCAGGCTCAAGTTAACCTGCGGAATTCCCAGATTTCCACCACGCAGCATTACAATCTCCGTGTCTACC GACGGCTGTCACAGCCTCACATGACTGTGAACTTTGAGATCCCTGGGGAAGAAGGTTCCTGTAATATGTCCTTGACATGCTCTGTAGAGAAGGCAGGCCTGGACGTGACCTACAGCTGGATACCCTGGGAGGACGGCACTGACACAGCCCATGAAGGCTCCATCCTCAGCACATCCTGGAGGCCTGGGGACAAAACTCTGTCTTACACCTGCAGGGCGAGCAACCCCGTCAGCACCGTCAGTTCCCGTCCCATCCCTGCTGGGCCCTTCTGTGCAG ATCCCAGCTACCCTTCAGAGAAGGCCTCCACTCCCCTCTGTCTCCTGGCCAAGGCACTGCTCCTCCTCTTGCTTTTTGTAGCTCTGGCCATGGGGCTCTGGCGCATCCGAGTCCAGACAAGATGCAAAATGCCGAGGATGAAGAAACTCAGGAGGAACAGAATGAGGCTGAGAAAGAAGGGCAagcctggccccagcctggcctga
- the SLAMF9 gene encoding SLAM family member 9 isoform X4, whose amino-acid sequence MVAVLQESVSLPLEIPLDEEVEDVIWSSHIRLATVVLGKEGQPATIVVTNPRYQGRVSFPEPTYSLHISNLSWEDSGPYQAQVNLRNSQISTTQHYNLRVYRRLSQPHMTVNFEIPGEEGSCNMSLTCSVEKAGLDVTYSWIPWEDGTDTAHEGSILSTSWRPGDKTLSYTCRASNPVSTVSSRPIPAGPFCADPSYPSEKASTPLCLLAKALLLLLLFVALAMGLWRIRVQTRCKMPRMKKLRRNRMRLRKKGKPGPSLA is encoded by the exons ATGGTTGCTGTCCTTCAGGAGTCTGTCAGCCTCCCCCTGGAAATACCACTGGATGAAGAGGTTGAGGACGTCATCTGGTCTTCCCACATAAGACTAGCCACTGTGGTGCTGGGGAAAGAGGGACAACCAGCTACTATCGTGGTGACCAACCCTCGCTACCAGGGCCGAGTGAGCTTCCCGGAGCCCACCTACTCCCTGCACATCAGCAACCTGAGCTGGGAGGACTCGGGGCCTTACCAGGCTCAAGTTAACCTGCGGAATTCCCAGATTTCCACCACGCAGCATTACAATCTCCGTGTCTACC GACGGCTGTCACAGCCTCACATGACTGTGAACTTTGAGATCCCTGGGGAAGAAGGTTCCTGTAATATGTCCTTGACATGCTCTGTAGAGAAGGCAGGCCTGGACGTGACCTACAGCTGGATACCCTGGGAGGACGGCACTGACACAGCCCATGAAGGCTCCATCCTCAGCACATCCTGGAGGCCTGGGGACAAAACTCTGTCTTACACCTGCAGGGCGAGCAACCCCGTCAGCACCGTCAGTTCCCGTCCCATCCCTGCTGGGCCCTTCTGTGCAG ATCCCAGCTACCCTTCAGAGAAGGCCTCCACTCCCCTCTGTCTCCTGGCCAAGGCACTGCTCCTCCTCTTGCTTTTTGTAGCTCTGGCCATGGGGCTCTGGCGCATCCGAGTCCAGACAAGATGCAAAATGCCGAGGATGAAGAAACTCAGGAGGAACAGAATGAGGCTGAGAAAGAAGGGCAagcctggccccagcctggcctga